The window GTTGACCAGGAAAGGAACTGGCTCAGTCAGATCTGCAAGACAGCACCTTGCTGCGGTTGAAGCGAGTGTTGACACCCAAAGATTGACTTAAATGCCGGGAATGTCAGAGCAAAGCTGGTTGGGCGGAGTGAAGGTTTTTGCCGTTACACAAGGTTTTTGGGATCACGCCCTACAGCGCTAGGCTGAATACCTGTCAGACCAAAGTGCCGGCAAGGAGCTGGACGGGGGCAGGAGCAAATACCAGCGTCGGCCCGCGCCTTCCTTCACGCCCAGCAAGAGTGAGAGTACCGCGAGAGCGGCCCTCATCTGCTCCCGCTGGGCCGGCCTTCATCCGGACAACGCTACGGGGTCGGCGATCACCACGTGCCACCGCAGCAGGGCGAACCGAAATCGCCCTGCTGCTCCGCTTCCCTGAACTCATCTCGCATCACCAGTCCCGGCGCTTGGGTGTGCAGGAGGCTGGAGAGATTGTCGGCCAGCAAGTGCAGAAGCCGCGCTTCGGGGTTGTCGCCAATGGATCAGGCCTCGTCCATCCCTGCCGCCGGATTGATCCAGTGAGCGCCTTCACCACCACAGACTCACGCACCGGGATCCAGTGTGTCAGGAGTCAGCGGCATTGCTCTTGGGATCGGCAAGGAAGAAAAAGGACTGAGAGGCACCACCGCCTTCAGGTCGATGGTGCTCAGGTGCAGGAAGCTTCCGCCTTCTAGGGCAATGGTCGGCAGGCGAGGTGGCAGGCCCACCAGGTGTGGGTAGATCAGGTGCAGATTCCGCACCGCTTGCCCCCGCTGAAACACCGCGCCGTAGGCCAGCATCTGATAGGCATCTGCATTCGCTATGTCGAAAGTCGGGGCCTTGTCAGGTTTGAGCCGCTTCCATTTGGTGTCGGCCACGATCACTTCGCCTGACGGCAGGGTAATCAGCAGGTCGGGGCGCAGCCGGAAGGCAGGGGTCGTTCCGACGTTGCCCAAAGCGCGGTCGGTGACCTGTGTCTGCACCCGCCACTCGGGATGCTGGAGCCGCAGCAAGTGCGCCACATACGCTTCGTAGACCTTGTTCATGTCGAACAAGACCGCCTGTGCCCGTGCTGTCATGCCTCCGACCAGCGGGTTGAGCTCGTACAGCACCATGCGGCACAGGCCCTCCAGCGCCACAAAGTGCGCGTGCCCCCGCTCCAGGCGCCAGGCAGCAAAATCACGCCGAATGTCACGGCTGGGCGGCACGTTCTCCAGAACGACCAACAGCTCCCGCGCCAGCTGCTTGGTGGACGCAGCGCGCGTTACGCGGGCCACCCGCTCCACCGTCAACCGGGTAAGGCGCGTCTCAGGGCGATCCGGTAGAAACTCGTCATACACAACGTTCAGCCGGTGGGCGCGGTGAGGTGGTTGCCGTACCTGCCGGGGCAAGTCCAGCCTGCCGCGTAGGGAAGCCCGCTCTTCGGAGACCGCGACATACGCATGGGGAATGCCGCGCCGCACCGCTGCCTTGATGCCGTCAAGCACCGAGCGAAGCAGGATCTCGAAGAGCGGCATCCGGGCCGTATCCAAGTCCGCAGGAGGCGCTGTTCGGAAGCGTTCGTCAGTGGCCACCAACATGCGCATCAACAGGGCGCGGCTGCCGTGCAAGGACGCCTCAGGATCAAGCTGCCGTGTGCCGGGCCGCTCGTGGGTCTTGGGTAAAATCTCGATGGTGGTTCCGTCTGGCGTGCGAATCAATCCCACCCACTGCGACAGCTTCAGGGCGTTTTGCCGGGCCAGCTTGGTCGGTGCCGCTACAGAAGCTAATTCACTGCCCTGCCCCAGCACGAGGGCTTCCACCGCATCGAAGGCTTCCGCACTGAGGGTGGTTACGTTCTGCTCCCCTAGGGCGCTGGCCTCCCCACGCACGAGGAAATCATGTTCACGGGCGCTGAGGTGAACGGTCATGGCTTAAACGGGAAGGCGTCGTCGTTCATGCGGCTGTAGACCAGTGTGAACGCCTCAACCTCTCGAAACGCCGACTCATTGACACGGTACCGAACGCCGTCTTCCACCTTGTCCTGCTGCACGAACTGTAGGTGCCGTTCTTTCCCTGCGTCGGCCAGAACCTCACGGATTTTCGACCAGTCATCGAAGAAGTGCTCTTCCAATTGCGGCAGGATGCGTTCTCGCAGGGCGCTGGCCACGCCAGCCAGGGTGGCGGGCAGGCCCAACAGGTAGGCGTGCCCGATCACCTGCTCCCGGCTGAGCAACCGCTCGATGCGGTCGTTGATGGCATACAGGAATTTCCGGAGATCCAAGGCTTGCCCGTCGATCTGCACGACCTGAAGCAAGCTCGGCTCCGGCCAGACCGGATGGAACACGAAGCGGCGGCGCAGCGCGGTATCCAGCTGGGTCAGGCTGCGGTCGGCAGTGTTCATGGTGCCGATCACGTACAGGGAGTCCGGCACACTCAGGGCGCGGCGGCTCAGGGGCAACTTGACCGTCAGGGCTTCCGGGCCGCCTGCCCGCTTCTCGGTCTCCAGCAGGGTAATCAGTTCGCCGAAAATCTTGGCGACATTGCCCCGGTTGATCTCATCGATGATCAGCACATGGGGGCGCGTCCCCGCTTCTTGCTCTGCTTCGTCCGCAGGGTGAGACTGCGAAAGCCCCAGGCGCTGCACAATCTCCGCGGCGGTTGCTCCGGCCACCCGCTGCAAAGTGGGCGGCGCGAACCTGCGGCCCGTGATGGCCTGGGCACCCACTTTCAAGTCTGTAGCCAGCCAACGAACAGACCGGGCATGCGCGTAATTCAGGGCAAAAATAGGGTCGCTTCCCGGATTGAAGTGGTACTCGCCGTCCACAACGCCTACGGCCCCGATCTGGTCTGAATTGGTCGCCAGCAGAATCAGGTCGCCCACTCTCATCCCGTCCCGGAACAGGACTTGCGATGGATTGAGTTCCTCGCTGCTGATGAGGGTAAGGTCTTGTGGGGGCTTGTTCCAGCTGCCCACCCGCACTTCGCCCCGTTCCAGACACCGCTCGCGCAGTTGACTGCTGGGTGCTGCGCCGTCGATGTAGATCCGCCACACCTGAGCGGCAGCGGGCGGGCCTTGCGGCGCTTGTACCGCAGATTGACTTTCCTCTTCTTTTTCTGCTGGAGCCAACTGACCCCCGGCAGCCCGCACGGCTTCCAAAAAGATGCCGTCTTCAATGCGGTACTTCAGTTGGCTGCCTTCCATGACGGGTTTGATGCCCTCAACAAAATCCTCGTACCCGAACGACTGGTGGAAGGTGACGAACGACACGGCCCCCGCTGTCACGAAGTCATCGTAGCGGGCTTTGAGTGCCGCGCGGTTTTGCAGGAATTCAGCCAAGAAGGCGGGATCAAGGACGGCCAGAGCGCGTTCCACCACTTGAAACGTTTTGCCTGTGCCCGGAGGACCGTACAGGATTTGATTCAGAGGAACCCGCGCAGTCGTGACCACATCAGCAAGAATCTCTTCGCGGTGCCCGTGCGCTTCCAGCATGCCAGTCTCCTCGCTGGCTGTTTGGGTTAGGCCGAGCCGCGCCTGTCTGACTTGAGGCGGAATCTTGGACGTTATCCCCATCCATTTTCCGTAGCTGACCTCTTGACCCTGTGAATCGGTGAAAATCCAAAGAGAATTTTCGAACCCCCGACGCAGCAGTATTACGCCACTGGCAGCAGCCGCACCCTTAAAAGTTGTATCGACGATAAATTCCAGCAGATCCGAGTCCGGTTTTTCTACAAGCGCCCCTTGCGCTATGAGGTGCTCTTTAAGTTCCACAACGTCTCTGTCCATCTTGTCAGAGACACCTTGCATAGCTTCACTGCCTGTCAGAACCACAAACTCGCCTTTTTGCATTTGCGCGTATGCCTTCAGCTGGTCGGTTTTTAAAGTGAAAATTGGCGTGTCCTGCCCGCTCCGAACCTGAGTCAGCCAATCCGCATGGGACTGCTTGGCTCCATCTGGAGCTTGAACGAACCAGTCACGAATGCCGTTGACCATCCGCCCGGCCACGACACAGCCTGCTTCCGTACTGCCATTGAATGCCTCGTCACGCATAAACTGCAACTCGCCTGTAACTTGATCGTGTTGCAGTACGCCTTCAGCAATCAGCCGCTCGCGGTGCGCTCTATAGCCAGCTGGAACGTTGCGTTCATAACTGTCTACCACTTCGGCCCGCGCCTGGCTGCCTGCCAGCACCACAAAGCGCCCGCCACGCGGTTGGGCCGTAGCACGAATCCCCACCGATTGAAGAAAGAAGGTCGGCGGGTCAGAGGGTTGTGTCATGGCCCTAATGTAAAGCGCCCCAGGCGTGAGCGGAGGCTGGAATCCACGAATGTTAGGGGGCTGGGTGCTCTGCAGTGATTGTGGTTTCCATTGCGTTAACTAGATCAGCGTAAGTGCTTTTGGTTTGCTCAACAGCACATGCCGAGCCCCTCCCACCAACACGGTTGGGCAGAGTTTGTTTAAGACCTAATGTCAACTGCTTGATTTTCCTACTCCAACAGTGCTTTGAACAGGGCGTCGCGGGCATCCGTGTAATACAGCACCGTCAGCTTGGCCGCCACCTCATCGCTCAGGTCATTGAGTTGCCGCCGGGCACTGATAGGCAGCAGGAGTGCGGCCGCCCGCTTCTCTGCGGCCAGTTCCGCCAGGTCAATGGCGTTGTGCACCGGATCAATGCCGCCGCCCAAATTCAGGTGTCCGGCAGCAATCAGGCCGCCGCGTAAACTTTTGCCCAACAGGGCGCTGCACAGGGCCAGCAGAGCAGGCAGGCCCAGTCCACTCCCGCTGCGGGCCGAGTCGAAAGCCCGCAGCTGAATGCTGAATTCATGCTGGCGGGGGTCACGCTCGCCCACCAGGGCCAGCGCCTGCGCATACAGGTTTTGCTCTGCAAAGCGGACGCTTTCTTGAAAGGGCCGGGGCACCGGATTGTTCAGCACCCGCACGCCGCTGCCCGGCCCCTCGTTCACGTCAATGCGATAGAGGCCCGCGTGCTCGTCGGTCATGCTGGAACCCAGCGCCCACACCTGACCGGGGGGCAATGGATCGGTGCCGATGGCGTCGTCACTTTGCAGTTCTGGCGTGGTCACAAACTGTTCGATGCCGTCCTCGCCCAGTTGATAACTGAAATGCGTGTTGCGGAACTCGGCGCTGCCGATGCGCTTTTGCTGTTCCTTGACGCGGCGGCGAACCTCGAGGGCGAGGCGCACGGCCCAGTCCAGATCCGCGTCGTCAATCTCTGCTGCCTCGTCGGGAGAGATCAGCTTGAGCAGCCCGCTCAGCGTGCGCTGCACCGCCGTGGTGTCCCGTCCACTCAGCGCTCCGCCCAACCGAACCCGGTGGGCCACCCGGTTCCAGCGGCCTTCGAAACGCAGTTGATGCCAGCACTCTGCGAGGAAATCGCTCACCAGCCCAAAGTGATTGGTGAACAGACCCGCATGCAGTTTCGGCACGTCCCACCCAGGCAGGTAGGCATGAATCCGGTCCATCAGCGCCGTGTCGTCGCGCATCTCGGCCGGCATAGGGCCGAACAGATGGCCGATTCGCTGCTGGTGGGCCACATCCACGTCGAAGTTGCCTACCATGATCACGCCGCCGTCGGCCCGAATGCTTTCGCGGCCCCGCGAAAACTCGCCGCTTTCCATGTAGCCCTTCATGATGTTCACGCCGTCTTTTTGGTCGAAGGACACGCCGGACACCTCATCGAAGCACACCACGTCGTACTGCGTGACCAGGCCGCGTTGACCGCTGGCATTGTTGACGAACATCCGGGCCACGCTGGCCTTGCCGCCTGACACCAGATGCGAGTACGGGGAGACCTGCTGGTACAGGTGGGATTTCCCGGTGCCGCGTGGCCCCAATTCCACAGCATTGTAGTTGCGCTCCACAAACGGCACCATTCTGAGCAGCAGCACGTCTTGGGCACGGGTTGATAAGGTGTCCGGCTCAAAGCCCACGCTCCGCAGCAGGAGAGCCTTCCACTGAGCCGTGGTAAAGGCAGATCGCCCCTGGGCCATCTCTGAGAGTGCCGAGCGCTTGGAGAGCTGAATGGGCCGCAGCGACGCCACACCAAAGGGTCGTCCGCTTTTTTCACCGGCAATCACGGCGTCGTATTCCAGTTCCAGCTCCGCGTAAAAGCCGCCAGTCAGCATGCGTTCATGCTCCTGCACCAGTTCCGGCGAAATACGGACATCTTTGAGTTGCAGGCTGGGCAACTCGACCAGGTAAGCATCGGTCTTCGCGTCAAGACGGGCGGTGACCAGATCGATCAGCTTCACGCTGCCCCGTTCGCGGGCCCGGGCCTTGAACAGTTCCTGCGTGCCTGCCCGCACCGTGCGCTCGTTCATCATGCGCTGCACGACTTCCAGACCTTCACGGATCTCTTCTTCGTCGGTGCTGGCACAGTAGCGGCCCAGCAAGAATTCACCCACATAGGTCGGCACCGGGTACTGCCCCTTGAAGGTCTTGGCCAGGTCTTTGCGGACGGTATAGCCCTCAAAAGAGGCAGCCACCAA of the Deinococcus sp. QL22 genome contains:
- a CDS encoding McrC family protein produces the protein MTVHLSAREHDFLVRGEASALGEQNVTTLSAEAFDAVEALVLGQGSELASVAAPTKLARQNALKLSQWVGLIRTPDGTTIEILPKTHERPGTRQLDPEASLHGSRALLMRMLVATDERFRTAPPADLDTARMPLFEILLRSVLDGIKAAVRRGIPHAYVAVSEERASLRGRLDLPRQVRQPPHRAHRLNVVYDEFLPDRPETRLTRLTVERVARVTRAASTKQLARELLVVLENVPPSRDIRRDFAAWRLERGHAHFVALEGLCRMVLYELNPLVGGMTARAQAVLFDMNKVYEAYVAHLLRLQHPEWRVQTQVTDRALGNVGTTPAFRLRPDLLITLPSGEVIVADTKWKRLKPDKAPTFDIANADAYQMLAYGAVFQRGQAVRNLHLIYPHLVGLPPRLPTIALEGGSFLHLSTIDLKAVVPLSPFSSLPIPRAMPLTPDTLDPGA
- a CDS encoding AAA family ATPase; this encodes MTQPSDPPTFFLQSVGIRATAQPRGGRFVVLAGSQARAEVVDSYERNVPAGYRAHRERLIAEGVLQHDQVTGELQFMRDEAFNGSTEAGCVVAGRMVNGIRDWFVQAPDGAKQSHADWLTQVRSGQDTPIFTLKTDQLKAYAQMQKGEFVVLTGSEAMQGVSDKMDRDVVELKEHLIAQGALVEKPDSDLLEFIVDTTFKGAAAASGVILLRRGFENSLWIFTDSQGQEVSYGKWMGITSKIPPQVRQARLGLTQTASEETGMLEAHGHREEILADVVTTARVPLNQILYGPPGTGKTFQVVERALAVLDPAFLAEFLQNRAALKARYDDFVTAGAVSFVTFHQSFGYEDFVEGIKPVMEGSQLKYRIEDGIFLEAVRAAGGQLAPAEKEEESQSAVQAPQGPPAAAQVWRIYIDGAAPSSQLRERCLERGEVRVGSWNKPPQDLTLISSEELNPSQVLFRDGMRVGDLILLATNSDQIGAVGVVDGEYHFNPGSDPIFALNYAHARSVRWLATDLKVGAQAITGRRFAPPTLQRVAGATAAEIVQRLGLSQSHPADEAEQEAGTRPHVLIIDEINRGNVAKIFGELITLLETEKRAGGPEALTVKLPLSRRALSVPDSLYVIGTMNTADRSLTQLDTALRRRFVFHPVWPEPSLLQVVQIDGQALDLRKFLYAINDRIERLLSREQVIGHAYLLGLPATLAGVASALRERILPQLEEHFFDDWSKIREVLADAGKERHLQFVQQDKVEDGVRYRVNESAFREVEAFTLVYSRMNDDAFPFKP
- the brxL gene encoding BREX system Lon protease-like protein BrxL — its product is MTLDALDQLVAASFEGYTVRKDLAKTFKGQYPVPTYVGEFLLGRYCASTDEEEIREGLEVVQRMMNERTVRAGTQELFKARARERGSVKLIDLVTARLDAKTDAYLVELPSLQLKDVRISPELVQEHERMLTGGFYAELELEYDAVIAGEKSGRPFGVASLRPIQLSKRSALSEMAQGRSAFTTAQWKALLLRSVGFEPDTLSTRAQDVLLLRMVPFVERNYNAVELGPRGTGKSHLYQQVSPYSHLVSGGKASVARMFVNNASGQRGLVTQYDVVCFDEVSGVSFDQKDGVNIMKGYMESGEFSRGRESIRADGGVIMVGNFDVDVAHQQRIGHLFGPMPAEMRDDTALMDRIHAYLPGWDVPKLHAGLFTNHFGLVSDFLAECWHQLRFEGRWNRVAHRVRLGGALSGRDTTAVQRTLSGLLKLISPDEAAEIDDADLDWAVRLALEVRRRVKEQQKRIGSAEFRNTHFSYQLGEDGIEQFVTTPELQSDDAIGTDPLPPGQVWALGSSMTDEHAGLYRIDVNEGPGSGVRVLNNPVPRPFQESVRFAEQNLYAQALALVGERDPRQHEFSIQLRAFDSARSGSGLGLPALLALCSALLGKSLRGGLIAAGHLNLGGGIDPVHNAIDLAELAAEKRAAALLLPISARRQLNDLSDEVAAKLTVLYYTDARDALFKALLE